The genomic DNA GCGGCGTGCTCGCCGTTGCTGTCTTTATCTACCTCCTGATCGCCCTGTTCCGGCCGGAGAAATTCTGATGTCCACCGAATTCCTGGGACTACTGGTCCTCTACCTTGCCATCCTGCTGGCGCTCGCGCCCTTCGTGGGGCGCTATATCCGCCGCGCGATGGAAGACGACCGCTACCGCGCCACGGCCTGGGGCCGCCCGTTCGAGCGCGTGCTGTATCGCTTGGCCGGCGTGCGCGCCAATGCCGAGATGGGCTGGAAGCAATATGCCATCGCGGTCATCGCTTTCAACATGCTGGGCGTGGTGGCGGTCTATGTGCTGCAGCGCGTGCAGGTCTGGCTGCCGCTCAACCCGCAAGGCTTCGGCGCGGTCTCGCCGGATTCCGCCTTCAATACCGCGATCAGCTTCGTGTCCAACACGAACTGGCAGGGCTACGCGGGCGAATCCACCATGAGCTATCTCACGCAGATGCTGGCGCTCACGGTGCAGAACTTCTTCTCGGCGGCCACCGGCATCGCCGTGGTGTTCGCGCTGATCCGCGGCTTCGCGCGCCAGAGCGCGGCCACCATCGGCAACTACTGGGTGGACATGACGCGCTGCACGCTCTACGTGCTGGTGCCGATTGCCGCCGCGATCGCGCTGGCGCTGGTCAGCCAGGGCGTGATCCAGAATTTCGACAGCTACAAGGAAGTCAGCCTGGTCACGCCCATCGAATACAGCCAGCCCAAGGTGGACGCAGCCGGCCAGCCCGTGCTCGACGCCAAGGGCGCGCCGGTGATGGAGGCCATGAAGACCGACAAGCAGACGCTGGCAATGGGCCCGGTGGCTTCGCAGGAAGCCATCAAGATGCTCGGCACCAACGGCGGCGGCTTCTTCAACGCCAACTCGGCGCATCCCTTCGAGAACCCGACCGAGCTCGCCAACCTGATCCAGATGCTGGCCAT from Cupriavidus sp. D39 includes the following:
- the kdpF gene encoding K(+)-transporting ATPase subunit F, giving the protein MDWADLLGGVLAVAVFIYLLIALFRPEKF